A single region of the Mechercharimyces sp. CAU 1602 genome encodes:
- a CDS encoding AI-2E family transporter gives MPQTKFFHTLYALILLALLIYLGTKIDFIFLPIVVTFQTLFFPFLIAGLLFYLFRPIVVLLHQYRIPKALSILLIYLAFIGVVTLAVLLIGPVLQAQFTSLIERTPELIFDIEKQINHLQKNPWVIDIMKQINLEEYTQQASQYISDGLSTIGTNVASLIGVITNIVLAFVTVPFILFYMLKEGEKAPEQVLKLLPTNRRQAGRSILSDMDRAISSFIQGQVTVSFFVGTLALIGYWIIGLDYALLLALVMMFTNVIPYIGPFIGTVPALIVGFIDRPIMALYVLIVAVIAQQLEGNLISPLVMGKTLNVHPLTIIVVLLVSGSLAGFLGLLLAVPTYAVSKVVVSHVYQLWRLRLHSD, from the coding sequence ATGCCACAAACAAAATTTTTCCACACTTTATATGCGCTCATTCTCCTTGCCTTACTTATCTATCTCGGTACAAAGATCGATTTTATCTTTTTACCGATAGTTGTTACATTCCAAACACTTTTCTTCCCCTTTTTAATTGCGGGATTACTCTTTTATCTCTTTCGTCCCATCGTTGTTCTTCTACATCAATATCGCATTCCCAAAGCATTATCTATCCTCCTGATCTACCTGGCCTTCATAGGAGTAGTAACTCTAGCTGTACTCTTAATTGGACCCGTGTTACAAGCGCAGTTTACCAGCCTGATTGAGCGCACTCCTGAGCTTATTTTTGATATTGAAAAACAGATAAATCACCTACAAAAAAACCCTTGGGTGATCGACATAATGAAACAAATCAATTTAGAAGAGTATACACAACAAGCTTCACAATATATTAGTGATGGACTCTCTACCATTGGCACCAATGTCGCTTCACTTATCGGAGTGATCACCAATATTGTACTAGCCTTTGTCACAGTACCCTTTATCCTCTTTTATATGTTAAAAGAAGGGGAAAAAGCGCCTGAACAAGTACTCAAACTTCTACCTACAAATCGTAGACAAGCAGGGCGTTCTATCCTTAGTGATATGGATCGTGCGATTAGTTCATTTATTCAAGGACAGGTCACCGTTAGCTTCTTTGTCGGTACACTTGCCTTGATCGGTTATTGGATCATTGGTTTGGACTACGCACTCTTGCTCGCCTTAGTAATGATGTTTACCAACGTCATTCCCTATATCGGTCCCTTCATCGGTACCGTTCCCGCTCTCATTGTCGGCTTTATCGATCGACCCATCATGGCACTCTATGTTCTCATCGTGGCCGTCATTGCCCAACAGCTAGAAGGGAATTTAATTTCACCATTAGTGATGGGAAAAACGCTTAACGTTCACCCTCTTACCATCATTGTTGTTTTATTGGTCTCAGGTAGTTTAGCTGGTTTCCTCGGATTATTATTAGCCGTTCCTACCTATGCTGTTTCCAAAGTAGTCGTCAGCCATGTGTATCAATTATGGCGCCTCCGCCTACACAGCGACTAA
- the yfkAB gene encoding radical SAM/CxCxxxxC motif protein YfkAB, producing the protein MTITAKREISPLWDPWDPWYNRLERGSYALTSVEFTVTHLCNLRCEHCAVGESLVEREGIPIPVDKLIRRLDEIDTLETLSLTGGEPIINPRVVKETIQPLLTYAKERGIYTQLNSNLTLPLSRYEDWIEDLDVLHISYNYRDVNDFHRIVFAHASREASLSQAEKLYNRMIENAQILTKNGVFVSAESLLSPYTASYMEQMHRTVVEMGCQRHEVHPLYPSDFASGMETLTLDQFRETIETLLEIRNPDTWVLLGTLPFYPCSEKEADRVLWQKLHHTSNVTVRHDPDGRNRLNANIFSGDIYVTDFADVSALGNIHTDTLTSVFEQWLQHPLAQKHHCFCPKARCSGPNILVADTYYDDWDFMERAAKVTVF; encoded by the coding sequence ATGACAATAACAGCGAAGAGAGAGATTTCACCTCTATGGGACCCGTGGGATCCGTGGTATAACCGTTTAGAGAGAGGGTCCTATGCGTTGACGAGTGTTGAGTTCACAGTTACTCATTTGTGTAACTTACGGTGTGAGCATTGTGCGGTAGGGGAGAGCTTAGTGGAGCGTGAAGGGATACCGATTCCGGTGGATAAGCTGATTCGTCGTTTAGACGAGATTGATACTTTGGAAACGTTAAGTTTAACCGGGGGAGAGCCGATCATCAATCCACGTGTGGTTAAAGAGACGATTCAACCGCTCTTAACATATGCGAAGGAACGTGGCATTTATACACAATTAAATTCTAATTTGACTTTACCACTATCTCGGTATGAGGATTGGATAGAAGATCTAGATGTGTTACATATCTCTTACAACTATCGGGATGTTAACGATTTTCACCGTATCGTCTTTGCTCATGCCTCACGAGAAGCGAGTCTGAGTCAAGCTGAGAAATTATATAATCGAATGATTGAAAACGCGCAGATATTGACCAAGAACGGTGTCTTCGTATCGGCCGAATCGTTGTTAAGCCCATACACGGCCTCGTATATGGAACAGATGCATCGCACTGTGGTAGAGATGGGTTGTCAGCGACATGAAGTTCACCCTCTATATCCTAGTGATTTCGCTAGTGGGATGGAAACATTAACACTAGATCAATTTAGAGAGACGATTGAAACATTGTTGGAAATTCGCAACCCTGATACATGGGTGTTGCTAGGCACATTGCCTTTTTATCCCTGCAGCGAAAAAGAAGCGGATCGAGTGTTGTGGCAGAAGTTGCACCATACCTCTAACGTGACTGTACGCCACGATCCTGATGGTCGCAATCGCTTGAATGCGAATATTTTTAGTGGGGATATTTACGTTACAGATTTCGCTGATGTCTCAGCACTGGGGAACATTCATACAGATACGCTTACATCGGTTTTTGAGCAGTGGTTACAGCATCCACTCGCCCAAAAACACCATTGTTTTTGTCCAAAGGCGCGTTGTAGTGGCCCAAACATTTTGGTAGCGGATACTTATTATGATGACTGGGATTTCATGGAGCGAGCAGCGAAGGTAACGGTATTTTAG
- the fumC gene encoding class II fumarate hydratase, translating to MEYRIEKDTLGEMKVPVDKLWAAQTQRSLENFKIGEETMPLEVIRAFAVLKRSAAISNQKLGKLPQEKSDAIVQAADEVIAGKLNDHFPLVVWQTGSGTQSNMNTNEVIAHRGNQILAEQGSNLRLHPNDDVNMSQSSNDTFPTALHVAALIVIEDNVLPALVLLKDTLAEKMEEFRDIIKIGRTHLQDATPLTLGQEISGWHRMLEKSEQMIMESSRYLKELAIGGTAVGTGINAHPRFGELVASEISQLTGKEFVSAPNKFHALTSHDEVVYTHGALKALAADLMKIANDVRWLASGPRCGLGEITIPANEPGSSIMPGKVNPTQSEALTMVVAQVMGNDTAISFAASQGNFELNVFKPVIIYNFLQSATLLADGMRSFHDKCAVGIEPNHEKIAEYLNNSLMLVTALNPHIGYENAAMIAKNAHQKGLTLKEAALASGLLTEEKFDEVVRPENMIAPKA from the coding sequence ATGGAATATCGCATTGAGAAAGATACCTTAGGTGAAATGAAAGTGCCTGTCGATAAATTGTGGGCCGCTCAAACGCAACGCAGCTTAGAAAACTTTAAAATTGGTGAGGAGACGATGCCGCTGGAAGTGATTCGCGCTTTTGCAGTGCTGAAGCGCAGTGCGGCGATCAGTAACCAAAAGCTAGGGAAGTTACCGCAAGAGAAGTCAGACGCCATTGTACAAGCGGCGGATGAAGTTATTGCCGGTAAATTAAATGATCATTTTCCCCTGGTGGTGTGGCAAACGGGAAGCGGAACGCAGTCCAACATGAATACAAATGAAGTGATCGCTCATCGTGGCAATCAGATTTTAGCGGAACAGGGGAGTAACTTACGCCTTCATCCTAATGATGATGTGAATATGTCGCAAAGCTCGAATGATACATTTCCGACTGCGCTCCATGTAGCAGCTTTAATTGTGATTGAAGACAACGTACTGCCCGCACTGGTCTTGCTGAAAGATACCTTGGCAGAAAAGATGGAAGAATTTAGGGATATTATAAAGATCGGACGTACCCATCTACAGGATGCAACCCCACTTACTTTAGGACAAGAAATCAGCGGGTGGCATCGCATGCTGGAAAAAAGTGAACAGATGATTATGGAAAGTAGTCGCTATCTAAAAGAGCTTGCAATAGGTGGTACCGCTGTTGGTACAGGTATTAATGCTCATCCTCGATTTGGTGAGTTGGTGGCAAGTGAAATTAGTCAACTGACCGGCAAAGAGTTTGTTTCTGCACCTAATAAATTTCATGCACTAACGAGTCATGATGAAGTGGTGTATACACACGGTGCTCTTAAGGCATTGGCGGCGGACTTGATGAAAATTGCTAACGATGTGCGATGGTTGGCAAGTGGCCCGCGTTGTGGTTTGGGTGAAATTACTATTCCTGCAAATGAACCGGGCAGCTCCATTATGCCAGGAAAAGTTAACCCGACTCAGAGTGAAGCGCTCACCATGGTTGTAGCGCAGGTAATGGGGAACGATACGGCGATCAGTTTTGCTGCGAGTCAAGGCAATTTTGAACTAAATGTCTTCAAGCCGGTCATCATATATAATTTCTTGCAATCAGCTACCCTCTTAGCAGACGGCATGCGTTCTTTCCATGATAAGTGTGCAGTTGGGATTGAACCTAACCATGAGAAGATTGCAGAGTACCTTAATAACTCTCTTATGTTGGTCACAGCACTTAACCCTCATATCGGATATGAGAATGCGGCGATGATAGCAAAGAATGCGCATCAAAAAGGGTTAACGCTGAAAGAAGCAGCATTGGCGAGTGGGCTTCTCACTGAGGAGAAATTTGATGAAGTGGTTCGTCCGGAAAACATGATCGCTCCTAAAGCTTAA
- the pdaA gene encoding delta-lactam-biosynthetic de-N-acetylase encodes MRSTCTSLGLLLFSLLLLFPTQTEATSYRDISNVQHDWYFKKSINHQPAETEPEFKELLQKYDGIYIGNTEKKVLYLTFDNGYENGYTHEVLDTLQDKHVPAAFFVTGHYLQDQPELVKRMVSDGHIVGNHSWSHPDFTDVSNKQITEELKRVKDKFTAITGIKEMKYLRPPRGVFSERTLAHSNELGYTNVFWSLAYRDWETDKQKGSSYAYDKIMNQVHPGAILLLHSVSRDNAKALPRIIDELKKEGYEFHSLDQFELEKRLDPLFMSPNT; translated from the coding sequence ATGAGATCGACCTGTACATCCCTTGGACTGCTTTTGTTCTCTTTATTATTACTCTTCCCTACTCAAACTGAAGCTACTTCATATAGGGACATCAGCAATGTACAACATGACTGGTACTTTAAAAAGAGCATCAACCACCAACCTGCTGAAACAGAACCTGAATTTAAAGAACTGCTTCAAAAGTACGATGGAATCTATATCGGCAATACAGAAAAAAAAGTGCTTTACCTCACTTTTGATAATGGCTATGAAAACGGATATACACATGAGGTATTGGATACCCTTCAGGACAAACATGTACCCGCTGCTTTTTTTGTCACTGGACATTATTTACAGGATCAACCAGAGCTTGTGAAACGCATGGTAAGTGATGGCCATATCGTTGGCAATCACTCGTGGAGCCATCCCGATTTCACGGATGTTAGCAATAAACAAATTACGGAAGAATTGAAACGGGTAAAGGACAAGTTTACTGCTATCACTGGTATAAAGGAAATGAAGTATTTGCGACCACCACGTGGAGTTTTTAGTGAACGCACACTCGCGCATAGCAATGAACTAGGCTATACCAATGTGTTTTGGTCACTTGCTTATCGCGACTGGGAAACGGATAAGCAGAAAGGATCCTCATACGCTTATGATAAAATCATGAACCAGGTTCACCCTGGTGCTATTCTACTCTTACATTCTGTAAGCAGAGATAATGCCAAGGCACTCCCCCGCATAATTGACGAATTAAAAAAAGAAGGGTACGAATTTCACAGTTTAGACCAATTTGAGCTCGAAAAAAGGCTCGATCCGCTCTTCATGTCGCCAAACACTTGA
- a CDS encoding DUF2621 domain-containing protein has translation MIEVTKMPSILPEWTKWIYIPWILFMLWFFATGGYFMFRKFLKSMPRQDGISDLDWQDFYIDKTKDLWSDEQKTLLNELVQPVPELFRDTAKQTIAGKIGELAYKENANTMREDLIVRGYIMATPKRDHKWLIETLEKKQIDLTPYQQLLQ, from the coding sequence ATGATTGAGGTGACGAAGATGCCTTCTATCCTTCCTGAATGGACAAAATGGATTTATATTCCTTGGATTCTGTTTATGCTCTGGTTCTTTGCAACGGGTGGCTATTTTATGTTCCGAAAGTTTCTCAAGTCCATGCCCAGACAAGACGGCATATCTGATTTGGACTGGCAAGACTTCTATATTGATAAAACAAAAGACTTGTGGAGTGATGAGCAAAAAACACTGCTTAACGAGTTGGTACAGCCTGTTCCTGAACTCTTCCGTGATACCGCTAAGCAGACCATCGCAGGCAAAATTGGTGAGTTAGCATATAAAGAGAATGCAAATACAATGCGAGAAGACTTAATCGTACGTGGATATATTATGGCGACGCCAAAACGGGATCATAAATGGCTCATCGAAACGTTAGAAAAAAAGCAGATCGACTTAACACCATATCAGCAGTTACTACAATAA
- a CDS encoding IspD/TarI family cytidylyltransferase, whose translation MIPIHAGIILAAGVGNRFQSDKPKQYFTIDDKPILFYTIQSMLKASILDRIIIVFSKPYLEYGDNMIKETFSLQEQTRIHVCAGGETRQESLYNGVLYAQQTFDAPQLKIVSHDAARPLLPEEVIDENIALIQPGKSVDTVRRVYDTMLYKDESGKIDFIDRDRLFSGLTPQSFYAHDYLNAYEQLGDTHSTYTCACSLMAAAGYEILLYITNHPIHKVTVPEDATIIKQHLKEWAL comes from the coding sequence ATGATTCCAATCCACGCTGGAATAATACTTGCTGCAGGTGTCGGCAATCGTTTTCAATCCGACAAACCCAAACAATATTTCACTATTGATGATAAGCCAATTTTATTTTACACAATTCAATCCATGCTAAAAGCCTCCATCCTTGATCGTATTATCATCGTATTTTCTAAACCATATCTGGAATACGGAGATAATATGATTAAAGAAACCTTTTCCCTCCAAGAGCAAACGCGCATCCATGTGTGTGCAGGTGGGGAGACAAGACAAGAGTCTCTATATAATGGGGTGCTGTATGCACAGCAGACATTTGACGCTCCTCAATTAAAAATTGTAAGCCATGATGCTGCTCGACCTTTATTGCCTGAAGAGGTAATTGATGAGAACATTGCGCTCATCCAACCTGGGAAAAGTGTAGATACGGTCAGACGTGTCTACGATACGATGTTATACAAAGACGAGAGTGGGAAAATAGATTTTATTGATCGTGATCGACTCTTTTCAGGACTAACCCCACAATCCTTTTATGCCCACGATTATCTAAACGCGTACGAACAGTTAGGTGATACTCACAGCACCTATACATGCGCTTGTTCGCTCATGGCTGCGGCTGGGTATGAGATTCTCCTATATATAACGAATCATCCCATTCATAAAGTAACCGTGCCAGAAGATGCTACTATCATAAAACAACATTTAAAGGAGTGGGCGCTTTGA
- a CDS encoding alcohol dehydrogenase catalytic domain-containing protein — MKSKKVMLYLPEKLRVEEVEIKKKGIIVKPSYLSVCNADLRYYYGDRPSEVLKKKLPLVLIHEAVGNVVYSDDPAFVEGDNVAIVPISRHVSPLAEEYNYDYPGSTFMSSSVDGCMQTLLPLTGENLVKFNDIEPQHGTVIEVATIAMQAVKRLKRFYNRQPQKIAVWGTGSVAFWTALLLREAMPTAHITVIGRSPNKLEAFSFVDETILHQDMDYKNEFDLVVEAVGGYGTQTVMTNAIDLVKPVGCILMLGVSEQEINVNTRGWMEKGIIILTSHRSTYDDFKDVVDMIESSSLVKENLHKSVSYIQHVQQVEDIHEAFNQAGKHQFKTVMKWDLC, encoded by the coding sequence TTGAAAAGCAAAAAGGTCATGCTTTATCTGCCCGAAAAATTACGTGTCGAAGAGGTAGAGATCAAAAAAAAAGGGATCATCGTTAAACCGAGCTACTTATCTGTCTGCAATGCGGATCTTCGCTATTACTATGGTGACCGTCCCAGTGAAGTCCTAAAAAAGAAATTGCCGCTCGTACTTATTCATGAAGCAGTCGGCAATGTTGTCTACAGTGATGATCCTGCTTTCGTTGAAGGTGACAATGTAGCCATCGTCCCCATCTCCCGTCATGTTTCACCACTAGCAGAAGAATACAACTACGATTATCCCGGGAGCACCTTTATGTCCAGTTCTGTTGACGGTTGTATGCAAACCTTGCTTCCACTTACCGGTGAAAATCTAGTGAAATTTAATGATATCGAACCCCAACATGGCACTGTCATTGAGGTAGCGACGATCGCTATGCAAGCAGTGAAGAGATTAAAGCGCTTCTACAATCGCCAACCACAAAAGATTGCAGTCTGGGGAACTGGTTCGGTTGCATTTTGGACAGCCCTTCTCCTCCGAGAAGCGATGCCAACAGCCCATATTACTGTGATTGGACGCTCGCCTAATAAATTAGAAGCCTTTTCTTTCGTTGATGAAACCATTCTTCATCAAGATATGGATTATAAAAATGAATTTGATTTGGTCGTGGAAGCTGTTGGCGGGTATGGCACACAAACCGTTATGACCAATGCGATAGATCTTGTTAAGCCCGTTGGCTGTATCTTAATGTTAGGGGTAAGCGAACAAGAAATAAATGTAAATACGCGAGGGTGGATGGAAAAAGGAATCATTATTCTTACCAGTCATCGCTCCACCTACGACGACTTCAAAGACGTAGTAGACATGATTGAAAGTTCTTCACTCGTCAAGGAAAATCTACACAAAAGTGTTTCCTACATTCAACATGTACAACAAGTGGAAGATATCCATGAAGCGTTTAATCAAGCTGGAAAACACCAGTTTAAAACAGTAATGAAGTGGGACCTATGCTAG
- a CDS encoding CDP-glycerol glycerophosphotransferase family protein translates to MKRIMKKVLNKIVRTKLAQIFLRPSFMKQNTRLGRFCQREVTPYLARLLQKVVRVKQGRILSLGSGGVSPVQYRLLKRELKQYDGLKMYRYNNYFGQSIVTRLIRMPYLMATSEVILVEDVCRLIKYLDRNDDQIIIQTWHALGAFKKFGLANVDNLVRLDNEEKDELQIIHVYDYVLDPGYRFREKYKESFAQGEILEGIFNPRVDLLFDEDYMMKKKARLYENYPQLENKKVLLYTPTYRGFSSRVDADHFMDFDQVLDHFDDNYVLVLKKHPSMKKSSYQPPSERNAHKFLDISNVHVNNLMLIADMLINDYSSTFFEFALLGKPVVFFAKDLDDYLDSRGFYFDYKEFVPGSICRTELELQREISKRLGDNSQVKRFVTEYFGDVPSNNSERLANFIVDFVNRSGSEIVQRKEEEVIEYKYKEEQAV, encoded by the coding sequence ATGAAAAGAATAATGAAGAAGGTTTTAAACAAAATTGTGAGAACGAAACTGGCGCAAATATTTTTACGACCCTCTTTTATGAAACAGAACACAAGATTAGGGAGATTTTGTCAGAGAGAAGTAACACCTTATCTTGCACGGCTTTTGCAAAAAGTAGTGCGTGTCAAGCAAGGAAGGATACTCTCATTAGGTTCTGGTGGGGTTAGTCCCGTTCAATATAGATTGTTGAAAAGAGAACTGAAGCAATATGATGGTCTGAAGATGTATAGATATAATAACTACTTTGGACAAAGCATAGTTACCAGACTGATCCGAATGCCATATTTGATGGCGACGAGCGAAGTGATTCTTGTGGAGGACGTTTGTCGCTTAATTAAGTACCTTGATCGAAATGATGATCAAATTATTATTCAAACATGGCATGCTCTCGGTGCGTTTAAAAAGTTTGGTCTTGCCAATGTCGATAATTTGGTACGTCTCGACAATGAGGAAAAGGATGAATTGCAGATCATTCATGTATATGATTATGTATTAGATCCTGGATATCGCTTCCGTGAAAAGTATAAAGAGTCATTTGCACAAGGGGAAATTCTTGAGGGTATATTTAATCCACGTGTGGATCTTCTTTTTGATGAAGATTATATGATGAAGAAAAAAGCAAGATTATATGAAAACTACCCTCAGTTGGAGAACAAAAAAGTTTTACTGTATACACCTACCTATAGAGGATTTTCAAGTCGGGTGGATGCAGATCATTTTATGGATTTTGATCAAGTGCTCGATCACTTTGATGATAACTATGTACTTGTTTTAAAGAAACATCCTTCTATGAAGAAATCGTCTTATCAACCTCCGAGTGAGCGAAACGCGCATAAGTTTTTAGATATTAGTAATGTGCACGTAAATAACTTAATGCTGATTGCTGATATGCTGATAAACGATTACTCTTCTACTTTTTTTGAGTTTGCTCTTCTCGGTAAGCCGGTGGTTTTCTTTGCAAAGGACTTAGATGATTATTTAGATAGTCGTGGATTTTACTTTGATTACAAGGAGTTTGTCCCAGGTTCTATTTGTAGGACGGAATTGGAGTTGCAAAGAGAGATCAGCAAACGTTTAGGTGACAACAGTCAAGTTAAGCGGTTTGTTACTGAATACTTCGGTGATGTGCCAAGTAACAATTCAGAGCGCTTGGCCAACTTTATTGTTGATTTTGTAAACCGAAGTGGTTCAGAGATTGTTCAACGGAAAGAAGAAGAAGTTATCGAATATAAATATAAAGAAGAACAAGCTGTATAA
- a CDS encoding sodium:proton antiporter, translating to MENQFELILLLLAIAAAVTAIAKKLNVVYPIALVIVGTVIGILPIPALEELKDFVAEDEVFRFAVISIFLPALLGEATLKLPFSHLLENKLPILLLAVGGTLISYILIGMLSMEWIGLSVSVAFTFAALMAATDPVSVLSIFKGLGVDHRLSTIMEGESLVNDGLAVVLFAISSTSLMLYLDAGVMGLGMGLWKFIVMAVGGMAVGAIFAFLFSQLIRIYDDYPLEIIFSMILFYGVFFVAEHFHLSGVIAVVTAGLIFGNYGAKRGMTPTTKLNIRIFWDVLALLANSLVFLMVGLEINRIDVSAKWGMALLGIVIVLLARSVAVYTTIGGLKNMSWKWKHIVNWGGLRGSLSIALALSLPTDFAGREDLLVLSFSVVLFSLIIQGMTVGPLARLLQLKNTKEQETKYEEQIARIQRYLAGKKELALLRQQALISPLTYQELLTQYDERLEEVQESIRRLYESNPDLHEEQSKRAIRQALYAEHEAIQELEQHHTISVDVAEKQRKEVINLLEGREEGDTLPVSEKK from the coding sequence ATGGAAAATCAATTTGAACTTATCTTATTGTTACTGGCGATTGCGGCAGCTGTTACTGCGATTGCGAAAAAACTAAATGTGGTTTATCCGATTGCGTTGGTTATCGTAGGTACAGTGATTGGGATACTTCCAATTCCAGCATTAGAAGAATTAAAGGATTTTGTGGCTGAGGATGAGGTTTTTCGTTTTGCAGTTATCTCTATTTTCTTACCTGCGTTGTTGGGCGAGGCGACGTTAAAACTCCCGTTTTCTCACTTATTGGAGAATAAACTTCCGATCTTATTACTTGCTGTTGGAGGTACATTAATTTCTTACATTTTGATCGGAATGCTGTCGATGGAATGGATTGGTTTATCTGTATCAGTGGCGTTTACATTTGCTGCTTTAATGGCAGCGACAGACCCGGTAAGCGTGCTATCTATTTTTAAAGGGTTGGGTGTCGATCATCGTTTATCGACAATTATGGAAGGAGAAAGTTTAGTTAATGATGGTCTTGCCGTTGTATTGTTTGCTATTTCCTCTACGAGTCTTATGCTTTATTTAGATGCAGGAGTGATGGGACTGGGAATGGGATTGTGGAAATTTATCGTGATGGCAGTGGGAGGAATGGCGGTGGGTGCTATTTTCGCATTCCTTTTCTCCCAATTGATACGCATCTATGATGATTATCCATTAGAAATTATTTTCTCTATGATTTTGTTTTATGGTGTTTTTTTCGTGGCAGAGCATTTTCATCTCTCCGGAGTGATCGCCGTTGTGACTGCAGGGCTGATCTTCGGTAATTATGGGGCTAAAAGAGGAATGACACCAACGACAAAACTAAACATCCGCATTTTTTGGGATGTATTGGCATTGCTCGCCAATTCACTCGTCTTTTTGATGGTTGGATTAGAAATTAATCGTATTGATGTAAGTGCTAAGTGGGGCATGGCTTTATTAGGGATTGTGATTGTGTTATTGGCGCGGAGCGTAGCTGTGTATACCACTATAGGCGGACTCAAAAATATGTCTTGGAAGTGGAAGCATATCGTGAATTGGGGTGGATTGAGAGGCTCTTTGTCAATTGCATTAGCTTTAAGCTTGCCGACTGATTTCGCAGGTCGTGAAGATTTGTTGGTTCTCAGTTTCAGTGTGGTCCTTTTCTCGCTAATTATTCAAGGAATGACAGTGGGTCCGCTAGCACGCTTGCTACAGTTGAAGAACACGAAAGAGCAGGAAACCAAGTATGAAGAACAAATTGCTCGAATCCAACGTTATTTAGCAGGGAAGAAGGAGTTGGCACTACTACGTCAACAAGCATTGATTTCACCACTTACTTATCAAGAGTTACTCACTCAATACGATGAGCGTTTGGAAGAAGTGCAGGAGTCGATCCGTCGTTTGTATGAAAGTAACCCTGATTTGCATGAGGAACAGAGTAAGCGAGCAATTCGTCAGGCATTATATGCTGAACATGAAGCAATTCAAGAATTAGAACAGCATCATACGATTTCTGTCGATGTGGCAGAAAAACAGCGTAAGGAGGTCATCAATTTATTGGAAGGGAGAGAGGAAGGAGACACACTTCCTGTAAGTGAAAAGAAATGA